The Anaeromyxobacter sp. nucleotide sequence CGCGCTGGCGGTGGCGCGAGGGATGGGCGTCGAGGTCCGCGTCCACAACCACGCGGGGGGCACCTACCACCCCAAGCTCTACCTCGGCGCGAGGGGCAGGGACGCCCGGGCCGTCATCGGCTCCGCCAACCTGACCGCTGGCCTGGCGTGCAACGTCGAGGTGGGCGTAGCGCTCGCGGGGCTCCGCGACAACCGACCGCTGGCCCGCGCCTGGGAAATCGGGGAGGCGCTCTGGGGGGACGCGCGGAGCGAGCCTTGGGTAGCCAGGGCCGCCGATGCGCCTGGGGAGGAGATAGAGCCCCAGCTCTACGCGGCGCTGGTGCGGGAGCAGCGTCGCGATCCGGTGTTCGTGACCTTGGGGGCCAGTCCACGCCCGAACAAGGTCGTGGCGCTGACGTCCGCCGAAGCACTGATCGAGACAGAGCGGACCGGGCTCAGGCGGACCGGTCCGCAGTCTGTGCCTGCGTGGATGCTCAACCTGGCCTGGGAGTACCTGCGAACGCGAGGCGAACTCTCGAACGCTACACTGCTGAACCAGCTCCGGGTTCATCGTTCGAGCTCGGTCTGCGCGATGCTTGCCAGGGTTCCCGGGGTCGAGCGGCTGCGCACCATCATGCTGCGATGGAAGGGAGGCGCATGATGCCAATCACCCTGGACGAGATCAGGGCCCGGGTAGCCAACATTCGATCGTGGAAGAAGGGGAGCCAGGTGGCGCCACATAAGCCGCTGCTGCTGCTCTACGCCCTCGGTCGCCTCCAGACCGGGAAGGAACGACTCGTCGCGTTCGCGGAAGCTTCTGGCCCCCTGAAGGAGATGCTGGAAGAATTCGGTCCTCGCCGCCGCTCCTATCACACGGAGTTCCCGTTCTGGCACCTGCGGAGCGACCGTCTACGGGAGCTGACCGCGGACGTCGAGGTCAAGCCGAAACCTGGAGACAGCAGCGTCACGGCCGCCGCCTTACGCAGCGCCAACGCAAGGGGTGGCCTGCCCCAAGACGTCTTTGGTCTTCTTCAGTCGAACCCACAAGTCGTGTTCGAGCTTGCAATGGCTCTCCTCGCGACCAACTTCGCAGAGACGCTCCACGGGGACATCCTGGCGGCGGTGGGCCTGGCGGTCTACACGGGATCGGCGCGGCTGCCTCGTGACCCCAGGTTTCGAGAGGCCGTACTCGATGCCTATGGTCGCGCCTGCGCGGTCTGTGGCTTCGACATCCGCCTGGGGACGGTCTCTCTAGCAGTGGAAGCTGCTCACATCCGGTGGCACCAGCACGGTGGCCCGAGCTCAGTAGACAACGGCCTATGCCTATGCTCGAGTCACCACAAGATCTTCGATCTGGGTGGGTTCACGCTTAGCGCGGACTGGGAGATCGAGATCGCTGGGGCCGTGGTCCAGTCGGAGAGCGCCGTAGCGTGGCTCTGGAGCTTCGATGGAAAGCCGCTGCGGCTCCCGAAGCGGGATGGGCTGCGGCCGGCTGCAGCCTACATCGCGTGGCACCGGAAAGGAGGTCTTCAAGACCGCCATTGAGCGGCCCTCCTTCGAGGTCGACCAGGTAGACGTGTAAGGCTGAAGCGTTGCCATTCTCTCCGGTTCAAGCGTTGTTGCGGGGTACCAGTGAAGCAAACCTCTTGAGTTCGATCAGAAATCAATCGATAGCGCGGTTGCAAAGATCCAGGCTGCGGCAGGCTACCACTCGGTAAGCTCGGCGGGTTCCTTCCGGATGAGCCCATGGGGCTCGCGGTGCTCCGGCAGCATATTGCCGATTTGCGCGAGGGCCTTGCCGTCCTCACCAGCGTCGGCGACGCGCTCCAGCAGCATCAGGAGCGCCAGGTGACGCATACGAAGAAGCGGTAGATGCCAGTCTGATGGATCGGTGGCTGGTGCGGAGCCTTCGGCGCCTGCATCGAGCCTGGTTTGACGAGGCCGGCCTGGCTTGGCGTCGGGTGCCCGGCGACTTCCAGTCTGGAATCAGCCGCTTGGATGCCCTTCGGCTTGTAGGAGAGCGCCATTGGCTGCTCCAGGCTGGGCCAGAACCCAGGATTCTCTAGGTTCCAACCTCTTCTGCTTGCTGGCTCGAAGCGAAGGGAACCTCACCGCCACCTCGCCGAAACCATCGCTGCGAGGATTTCGATCTCCAGCGCCTTGCTCGCAGTAGCCTCGCTGGAGGTACCCGCCCGTTCAGTCGGCCCAGCACTGCACGAAAGTCTCCAAGAGGAGGTTTCCGCGAGGGCGCCGGCGCCTTGGACCGCGCCCGCGGGTCTCGCGAGCCGAAAGGGATCCCTACGAGCCGAGAAGTCCCAAAGGTTTCCCGGGCCGGCCACCGAGGTTCCTCCCCGCACCCCACGAGGTCCTCCCCGACCGACGCGCCCCCCCCCCGGGCTGGTCGCGCTCTGGCCCCACACCATACTGGCATTCTCTGACGGCTACGGTGAACGCACGGGCCCCGTCAGCCAAAGAACTCGACCAAGAACTAGAACTCGGATGCCGAACTGGAAGAAGAACTCGAACACGACAGCCACCCCGCCGGCATGGTGCCGGCTGGAGGCTCCCTGGCGTTTCCAGGGCCCGACGCCGCCGCGCCTGAGCGCGGCCGGAGTCGCCAATGTCATCCGAGTCGCCGTACCTGACGTTCGTCGAGGCCGCTGACTTCCTCCGCACCACCGAGAAGGCCGTCCGTAGGCTCTGGGAGCGACGCAAGCTCCCGGGGTCCGCCGGCGTGGGCGCCGCCTGCTCGTGAGTCGGGCCGTGCTGGTAAGGTGGCTGGAGGAGAGCAGCGTGTCGTCGCCCCAGGAGGACTGAGGCGATGAGCTACAAGATCAAGGAGCGGGTCGTGAACGTGGTGCACGTGGTCGACTGCAAGCGCAACAAGGGCTGCGGGCCGGCGTGTATCCGCGAGAAGGACGGCTGGGTCGTCGACTACGAGATCATGTTCCCGAACACGCGCTACCCGGTGCGGAAGCGGCAGCAGATCCCGACGGGCTGGGCGGACACCGACCGCAAGCGTGAGCAGTGGGCGCGCGAGCGGGAGGCGTTCCTCATCTCGAAGGGTCGGGACGCCGAGGCGGCCCAGACCGGCGTCACGGTGAAGAAGCTGGCGGTGAAGTTCCTGGCGCAGCGCCGGGGTGAGGGGCTCGACACCGAGAAGGACCAGCAGCGGCTGGAGGATCACATCCTGCCGGTGGTCGGGGGCGTCCGCGTCTCCGAGTTCCGGCCGAAGCACGCCCACCAGCTGGTGTCGAAGCTGAAGCAGACGCCCTCGGTCCGCGGAGGCAACCTGGCCTCGGGGACCATCCGGGCCATCTACTTCCTGCTGAAGCAGCTCTTCCAGTACGCACTGCTGGAGGAGCTGGTGGTGGGCAACCCGGTGGTGCTCGGGCGCGGCGTGCTGCCGAAGAAGGTCGACAAGGACCCGAGCTGGCGCAAGGGCGCGGTCTTCACCAGGGACGAGGTCGAGTTGCTCATCTCGAGCGACAAGATCCCGTTCCACCGCCGCGTCATCTACGCCATCGCGTTCCTGACCGGGCTCCGCCCCGGCCAGGTCTTCGAGCTGCGCTTCGGCGACTACGAGCCGACGTTCCAGCCGCTGGGTCGCCTCTCGTCGTCGCGCTCCTGGAACTCGTGGAAGAAGAAGGTGAAGTCGACCAAGACCGGAGTCGACCACCTGGTGCCGGTCCACCCGGTGCTGGCGAAGATCCTCGCCGAGTGGAAGCTCCGCGGCTGGCCAGAGCGCCACGGCCGCACGCCCGCTGCCCGCCGACCTGATCGTCCCGACGATCAACGGCACGCAGCGGGACGTCCGAAGGCCCTCGATGGACTTCCACGAGGACCTGGACGAGCTCGGACTCCGTCGGCGCCGGCAGTACGACGCCCGGCGGACCTTCATGTCCCTCGCGCTGAACGGCGGGGCCTCGAAGGACCTGGTGAAGCAGATCACCCACCCGCGGCCGTCGGAGGTCTTCGACGTGTACGTGACGCCGTCGTGGGAGGCGCTCTGCGACGCCGTGGCGTGCGTCCAGGTGGTGGCGAAGGGTGGTGAAGTGCTGTCTTTGCGGCCGAGTTGCGAAGGGCGAATGGCGCCACGATGGCACTGGAGAAGCAGCGGCACTGAGGCCAAGAAGAAGGCCCGCAACTCTGAGGAGTTACGGGCCTTCAGGATGGCGGGGTGTAGGGGACTCGAACCCCTGGCCTCGGCCGTGACAGGGCCGCGTTATAACCAACTTAACTAACACCCCAAACTTTGAAATGGGCGGAGCAGGTATCGAACCTGCGACCCTCGCCTTGTAAGGGCGACGCTCTACCCCTGAGCTATCCGCCCAAGGCGAACGAAAGAGGAGCGGTTTCTAGCCTGCCCTCCTTCCGGTGTCAACGGGTGACGCGCCGGTTCGCGCAGGGGAGGGTGTGGGTGCAACCGCCCGCGGGTTCACGCCTTCTGCGCAGCCCCAGCCGCACCTTGTCCCACCTCCGGCCGGGTGATACGAGGGCGCCGGCATGGCGTTCAAGAAGGGTCAGAAGGTCGTCCACCGCGCGCAGCGCGCCTGGGGTGTCGGCGTCGTCGTCGAGGTCGGCGACGAGGGCCGCCGCCTGGCGGTCCGCTTCGCGGGTCGCGAGGGGGTCACGGTGGTGTCGGGCCGCGATCCGGCCCTCACCGAGGTCCCGGCCGACACGCCGCTCGAGTCCGGCGCGGGCGGGCCGCTCGACGCCCTGGCCTCGGGCCAGCCGGGCCCGGCCTCGGCCTTCGCCCTGCGCGCCCGCGTGCTGCGCCTGGAGGCGCTGCGCCGCGCCGACGGCCTGGGCGCGCTCCTCTCCTCCCGCGTGCACGTCCTGCCGCACCAGGTGGGCGCGGCCGGCCGCATCCTGGCGGACCGCATGCCGCGCTTCGTCCTGGCCGACGAGGTGGGCCTGGGCAAGACGGTGGAGGCGGGCCTGGTCTTCGCGGGCCTGCGCCAGCTGGGCCTCGCCGAGCGGGTCCTGGTGGTGGTGCCGGAGCACCTCTCCTTCCAGTGGCTGGCGGAGCTCTTCCACAAGTTCAACGCCCTCTTCACCCTCCTCACCCCGGAGCGCGTCGCCGCCCTGGGCGGCGCTGAGACGGCCCTGGCCCGCTCGCCGCTGGCCATCGTGGCCTTCGAGACCCTGCGCGCCGACCCGGAGCTGGCCGAGGCCGCCGCCGACCTCCCGCTCGACCTGGTCATCGTGGACGAGGCCCACCACCTGGCCGACGACACCCTGCACGCCCTGGTGGGCCCGCTCTGCCGCGCCTCCTACGGCGCGCTCCTCCTCACCGCCACCCCGGTGCGCCTGGATCCGCGCGAGTACTACCGCCTCCTCTCCCTGGTGGAGCCCATCCCGACCACCAGCGAGGAGGGCTTCCTGGCCCGCCTGGACCAGCACGAGGCCTACGCCGACCTGGCCCGCGAGCTCCTGGCGGGCAGCCCGGTGTCGGCGGCCCTGAAGGTGCTGCGCAAGCTCTCCCCGGACGACCTGGTCTTCGAGGAGGGCTCCATCTCCCGCGAGGCCCTGCTGGCCCACCTGGCGGACCGCTACTCCCTCTCGGCCCGGCTCATCCGCAACCGCCGCGTCAAGGTGGGCGCCTTCACCTCGCGCGTCCTGAAGCGCCAGGACGTGGCCGAGGGCGCCAAGCTGAAGGCCCTGGCGGAGCTGTGCGCCCGCCTGGCCACCCAGCGCGAGAAGGTGCTCTGCTTCGGCGGCGACCTGGACGCCCTGCGCGCCCTGCAGGTGGCCATCGGCGAGGCGGGCCACGAGGCCCTGCTCTACGACGACGCCACCTCCCTCGAGGCCCGCGACCGCCTGGTGGCCCGCTTCCGCGATCCGGAGGGCCCGATGATCCTGCTCTCCGGCGAGTCCGGCGGCGA carries:
- a CDS encoding HNH endonuclease gives rise to the protein MMPITLDEIRARVANIRSWKKGSQVAPHKPLLLLYALGRLQTGKERLVAFAEASGPLKEMLEEFGPRRRSYHTEFPFWHLRSDRLRELTADVEVKPKPGDSSVTAAALRSANARGGLPQDVFGLLQSNPQVVFELAMALLATNFAETLHGDILAAVGLAVYTGSARLPRDPRFREAVLDAYGRACAVCGFDIRLGTVSLAVEAAHIRWHQHGGPSSVDNGLCLCSSHHKIFDLGGFTLSADWEIEIAGAVVQSESAVAWLWSFDGKPLRLPKRDGLRPAAAYIAWHRKGGLQDRH
- a CDS encoding DEAD/DEAH box helicase family protein; the protein is MAFKKGQKVVHRAQRAWGVGVVVEVGDEGRRLAVRFAGREGVTVVSGRDPALTEVPADTPLESGAGGPLDALASGQPGPASAFALRARVLRLEALRRADGLGALLSSRVHVLPHQVGAAGRILADRMPRFVLADEVGLGKTVEAGLVFAGLRQLGLAERVLVVVPEHLSFQWLAELFHKFNALFTLLTPERVAALGGAETALARSPLAIVAFETLRADPELAEAAADLPLDLVIVDEAHHLADDTLHALVGPLCRASYGALLLTATPVRLDPREYYRLLSLVEPIPTTSEEGFLARLDQHEAYADLARELLAGSPVSAALKVLRKLSPDDLVFEEGSISREALLAHLADRYSLSARLIRNRRVKVGAFTSRVLKRQDVAEGAKLKALAELCARLATQREKVLCFGGDLDALRALQVAIGEAGHEALLYDDATSLEARDRLVARFRDPEGPMILLSGESGGEGRNFQFACHLVCADLPTSPLTLEQRIGRLDRLGQTRPVAIHLVVEPGDESFLADLYQHEIGIFDEPVGGLDAVLASLPDDLAALARKKTEKARQAFRQKLSARVAEGRKAQHDGDPLLDIRSAALPELATLVKNAFARLGDEPPEGIEALGGLPTEVGMEALREALVTLSRWLEEELEELCTEVGHRVGMEVDTDQNVHPFEVAFTIGAGLRIEALPGMTMPEEPETFLGSFWRETAVAHDELNWFATGHRLVEALMGLVRDGDAGHAAALRRTWAPRRGGLHARFELKWGSAADLAPGARVGSRQASRYLDGSALAAMADLEGARLVTGGALRLEDEAEAAEDAKVGPVPMPALEAALATAEREAESELSRRKLAALERLSAQASAEEERLIEAAFAGGAERESIDHALDRLRQHRDVTAASIERVTLQLDAVAVVVP